One window of the Emcibacter sp. genome contains the following:
- a CDS encoding succinate dehydrogenase assembly factor 2 — MSRFDAPGFIEPEIDRNESIEIRRKRLKFRSWHRGIKEADLLLGNFADSHLDTLNPDQLDLYEDLLREADSDLVAWITSDREPPEHLNHEIMQLLRSIDYLKIVK; from the coding sequence CGGGTTTTATCGAACCGGAAATAGACAGAAACGAGAGCATCGAGATCCGCCGGAAGCGGCTGAAATTCAGAAGCTGGCATCGCGGGATCAAGGAAGCGGACCTGCTTCTGGGCAATTTTGCGGACAGCCACCTGGACACCCTGAACCCGGATCAGCTTGATCTCTATGAAGACCTGCTGCGGGAAGCAGACAGCGATCTGGTGGCCTGGATCACGTCAGACCGGGAACCTCCTGAACACCTCAATCACGAAATCATGCAGCTCCTCAGAAGCATCGATTACCTCAAGATCGTCAAGTGA